The Pseudomonas viciae genomic interval TGATAAATCCGCAGGAGAGAGATGATGGCTAAAGACATTCTGTGCGCCTTCGGCGTCGACGTAGACGCCGTGGCAGGCTGGCTCGGCTCATATGGTGGCGAGGATTCGCCTGACGATATTTCCCGTGGCCTGTTCGCCGGTGAAATCGGCGCGCCGCGCCTGCTCAAACTGTTCGAGCGCTACGGCCTGCGCACCACCTGGTTTATCCCCGGCCACTCGATGGAAACTTTTCCTGAGCAGATGAAGGCCGTGGCCGACGCCGGCCACGAAATCGGCGTGCATGGCTACAGCCATGAAAATCCGATTGCGATGACCGCCGAACAGGAAGAGATCGTCCTGGATAAATCCATCGAGCTGATCACCCAGGTCACTGGCAAACGCCCCACCGGCTATGTTGCGCCGTGGTGGGAATTCAGCAAGGTCACCAACGAATTGCTGCTGAAAAAAGGCATCAAGTACGACCACAGCCTGATGCACAACGACTTCCACCCTTACTACGTACGCAAGGGCGATAGCTGGACCAAGATCGACTACAGCCAGCACCCCGATACCTGGATGAAACCCCTGGTACGCGGCGAAGAAACCGACTTGGTAGAGATCCCGGCCAACTGGTACCTCGACGACCTGCCGCCGATGATGTTTATCAAGAAAGCTCCCAACAGCCACGGCTTCGTCAACCCGCGTCACCTGGAAGAAATGTGGCGCGACCAGTTCGACTGGGTTTACCGCGAACACGAACACGCGGTGTTCACCATGACCATCCACCCCGACGTGTCCGGCCGCCCACAAGTGCTGCTGATGCTTGAGCGTCTGATCGAACACATCCAGAGCCATGCCGGCGTGCGCTTCGTCACCTTTGACGAAATCGCCGACGACTTTATCCGCCGCCAACCCCGTACCTGACCCTTTGCTCACACCCTCGAGGCGCGATTTATGTCCATCTACAACAAGCTTGACCTGACTGGCTGGAAACCCCGGCAACTGACGTCCCAGGAAGTACGCTTCGCCACCTGGATCGCGTTTTTCGCCTGGGTGTTCGCGGTGTATGACTTCATCCTCTTCGGCACCTTGCTGCCGGAGATCGGCCGGCACTTTGGCTGGGGTGAAGTGGAGCAGGCTGAAATCGCGACCTGGGTGGCGGTGGGTACCGCCGTCGTCGCCCTGGCCATCGGCCCGATTGTCGACAGGCTGGGGCGGCGCAAAGGGATTATTTTCACCGTGGCCGGTTCTGCCCTGTGCTCGGCGCTGACCGCAATCGGTGGGGCGTGGGGCAAGTCGCCGTTGATTCTGATCCGTTCGTTGGGTGGCCTGGGCTATGCCGAAGAAACCGTCAATGCCACCTATTTGACCGAGTTGTATGGCGCCTCTGAAGACCCACGGCTGACCAAACGTCGCGGCTTTATCTACAGCCTGGTGCAGGGCGGCTGGCCGGTCGGTGCGTTGATCGCCGCCGGGTTGACAGCGCTGTTGCTGCCGATCATCGGCTGGCAGGGGTGTTTCATCTTCGCCGCAATCCCGGCGGTGGTGATTGCGATCATGGCGCGCAAGCTCAAGGAGAGCCCGCAGTTCCAGATCCACGAACGCATCAGTCAGTTGCGTAAAAACGGCGCCGTGATCGAAGCGCAAAACGTCGCCGTGACCTACGGCGTGGACTATGACGAACACAGCAAGGCTGGCCTCAAAGCCGCGTTCCGTGGCCCGGCCCGCCGCGCCACATTGGTGATTGGCGCCGCGCTGTTGCTCAATTGGGCGGCGATCCAGGTGTTCAGCGTGCTCGGCACTTCGGTGATCGTCAGCGTGCACCACATCTCGTTCGAGAACTCGCTGATCATCCTCGTGTTGTCGAACCTGGTGGGTTACTGCGGCTACCTCAGCCACGGCTGGATGGGCGACAAGATCGGCCGTCGCAACGTGATTGGCTTGGGTTGGATGCTCGGCGGCCTGTCGTTTGCCGGGATGCTGTTCGGCCCGAGCAATATGCCGATGGTGGTCGGGCTGTACAGCCTGGGCTTGTTCTTCCTGATCGGGCCGTATTCGGCGGCACTGTTCTTTATCAGTGAAAGTTTCCCCACCAGCATCCGCGCCACCGGTGGCGCGATCATCCATGCCATGGGCCCGATTGGCGCGGTGGTCGCAGGGTTTGGTGCCACCCAAGTGTTGTCCGCCGGCAGCGACTGGCAGACCGCCGCGCTGTGGTTCGGCGCCGTGCCGTGCTTTTTGTCCGGCGTCCTGATGTTTGCCGCGCGCCATGTGCGCCCGGAAACCGTTCAGTAAGGAGTAGTCGATGAGCTGTAAAGTTGCCTTGATTACCGGTGCCGCTAGCGGCATCGGCCAAGCCCTCGCCGTGGCCTATGCGCGCAGTGGCGTGGCGGTGGTGGGCGGTTATTACCCGGCCGACCCCCATGATCCGCAGACCACCGTCAGCCTGGTGGAAGCAGCTGGCGGCGAGTGCCTGATGCTGCCGTTGGACGTGGGCGATACCGCCTCGGTGGACGCACTGGCTGCGCAAGCAATACAGCATTTTGGGCGGCTGGATTATGCGGTGGCCAACGCCGGCTTGCTGCGCCGTGCGCCGTTGCTGGAAATGACCGATGCGCTGTGGGACGAAATGCTGAATGTCGACCTGACGGGGGTGATGCGCACCTTTCGCGCGGCGACTCGGCATATGGGGGAAGGCGGTGCGTTGGTGGCGATTTCGTCGATTGCCGGCGGCGTATATGGCTGGCAAGAGCACAGCCATTACGCAGCGGCCAAGGCCGGCGTGCCGGGGTTGTGTCGTTCGCTGGCAGTGGAATTGGCGCCGAAGGGGATTCGCTGTAATGCGGTGATCCCTGGGTTGATCGAGACGCCGCAGTCGCTGGATGCCAAGAACTCCCTCGGGCCTGAGGGTTTGGCCAAGGCCGCGCGGGCGATTCCATTGGGGCGAGTAGGGCGGGCGGATGAGGTGGCGTCGCTGGTGCAGTTCCTGACCAGTGAAGCGTCGAGTTACCTGACTGGGCAGAGCATCGTCATCGACGGTGGCCTGACCGTGCGTTGGCCCGACTGACTGTACTCAATTCAAATGTGGGACCTGTGTTTGCTTCAGGAGAATTTACATGCCTCAACTAACCAACCGCCGCGCCGTCATCACCGGTGCCGGCAGCGGCATCGGTGCCGCCATCGCCCGCGCCTATGCGACTGAAGGTGCACGGCTGTTGTTGGCCGACCGCAACGCCGCAAGCCTCGCGCAAACAGCCATCACCTGCCGCAGCCTCGGCGCCGAAGTTTTCGAATGCCTGGCCGACGTGGGCGCTGTCGAAGGCGCCCAGGCCAGTGTCGACCGTTGCGTCGAGCATTTCGGCGGCATCGACATCCTGGTCAACAACGCCGGCATGCTCACTCAGGCGCGCTGCGTCGACCTGTCCATCGAGATGTGGAACGACATGCTGCGCGTCGATCTCACCAGCGTGTTCGTCGCCAGTCAGCGCGCCTTGCCGCATATGGTGGCGCAGCGCTGGGGGCGGATTATCAATGTCGCCTCGCAACTGGGTATCAAGGGCGGCGCCGAGCTGACTCATTACGCCGCCGCCAAGGCCGGGGTGATCGGCTTTACCAAGTCCCTGGCCTTGGAAGTGGCCAAGGACAATGTGCTGGTCAATGCCATTGCACCGGGGCCCATTGAAACGCCCCTGGTGGGCGGTATCAGTGACGACTGGAAACGTGCCAAGGCCGGCGAGCTACCCCTGGGCCGTTTCGGCCTGGCCGATGAAGTTGCGCCGACGGCGGTGCTATTGGCCAGCGAGCCGGGTGGCAATCTGTTCGTCGGCCAGACCCTGGGCCCGAACTCCGGCGATGTCATGCCATGAGCGGGGTGTAGCCGTGTGCGGACTCTGCGGATTGCTTGGCGAAGACCTGCACTGGAGCGACCCGTTGGGCGATGAGCTGCCCAGGCGCCGCGAACGCCTGCGCCGTATCGCCGCGATCAATCAGGTACTGGCGGTGTTCCGGCTCAAGGTCGAGGATTTCCAGGGCGCCTCTTATCTGTTGTTGGGTGCCACCGGTAAACAGGCGTTGGCGAGTGGCCTGGACCAACTCTGGCAGGCGGCCGAAACCATGCTCGGCCGGCCCTTGGACCCCCTCGATCAGCGGCTGTTGGAGCACTTGGAGTCAGACACATGAGCATCGCCCTAAATGTGATCACCGGTTTCCTCGGCAGCGGTAAAACCACCTTGCTCAAACGCCTGCTGCAAGGCGAAAGTCTTGGCGATACCGCGTTGCTGATCAACGAATTCGGTGACGTCGGCATTGATCACCTGTTGGTGGAAGAGGTCGCGCCGGACACCGTGCTGCTGCCCAGCGGCTGCGTGTGCTGCTCGATCCGGGGCGAGCTGAAAGACGCACTGCTCGGCCTGCTGCAACGCCGTGAGCGTGGCGAAATCCCGGCGTTCAAACGGGTGATCCTGGAAACCACCGGCCTGGCCGACCCCGCGCCAATTCTTGCCACCTTGAACAACGATGTGCAGCTGCGCGGGCGTTTTCATATCGGCCTGGTGGTCACTCTCGTAGACGCCAGCCACGCCGCGCTGCAAGAGCGCCTGCACCCGGAATGGCTGGCCCAGGTGGCAGCGGCGGACCGTTTGCTGCTGAGCAAGACCGACCTGGCGGGTGACTGTGTTTCACTGCGCGCGCACTTGCAGGCGCTCAATACCGGCACGCCGATCCTCGATACCCAGGACATCCACAGTGGCGACCAACTGCTGCTAGGCGAAGGCTTGCGTAGTGCCGAACCCGCGGTGGAGGTCAACCGTTGGCAACTGCATCAAACCACCACGGCCACCCATGGCGCTGCGCAAGTGTGCAGCCTGACCTTCGACCAACCGCTGGACTGGGTGGGTTTCGGGGTGTGGTTGTCGATGCTGTTAAGATGTCACGGCGAACGAATCCTTCGTGTCAAAGGGCTGCTCAACGTGAACGCCAGTAACTCCCCCATCGTCATTCATGGTGTGCAGCATTGCTTGCATGCCCCGGTGCACCTGCCTGCCTGGCCGGGCACTGATCGGCAATCGCGTCTGGTGTTTATCCTGCGTGGCCTCGATCCCGTGCTGCTGCGGCGCTCCTTTGACGTGTTCTCCCGGCGGTTCGCCGCATGATCACACTCCGCGTCCTCGGTACCTCAGTGACCTTGCTCGAATGCCTGCGCGTTCGCGCTGAACAGGAACTAGGCATTCGCCTGGTGTACCAGGTGCACGACGTTGAACAGGCCCAGCGCATCGCGGTGATGCAGCCCGACAGCTACGACCTGTACGACCAATGGTTCCACAACGTCGACTTCGTATGGCCGGCCCGGGCGATCCAACCCATCGACACGCGGCGCATTGCGTTGTGGCATGAGATCAACGACCTGCCCAAGCGCGGGCGGCTGTCGCCCGATGACCGGCTGGGCAGCGGCAGCGTGCCCAGCGAACGCCTGTTCGTGCAGCACGATGGCAGCCTCGGCAGCACCGTCACCGAACGCATCAGCATGCTGCCCCTGACCCATAACGCCGACAGTTTCGCTTACCGCCCCGAACGCTTGCCCGACGGTTTTTCCCACGACAATGAAAGCTGGGGCTGGTTGCTGGACCCCGCGTGGAGCGCGCGCACCGCTCTGCAAAGCGACGCCGCCATCGGCGCCCTGGATGCCGCGCTGGCGGTGCAGGGTGCGGGGCTGGCCAGCTTCAAGGACATCGGCAATATGAGCATCGAAGAGATCGATGTGCTGGCCGACATCCTGGTGCGCAAACAGCGGGAAGGACACTTTGCGGCATTCTGGTCCGATGATGAGGAGGCCGCACAATTGATGCTCAGCCCGAGCATCGATATCCAGAGCCTATGGTCGCCGACCTTGATGCGCCTGCATCGCGCCGGGGTGAAATACCGTCTGGCGGTGCCTCGCGAGGGCTACCGCGCCTGGTTCGGCGGTTTGTCATTGTCGCGTCACGCCCAGGGCCCGGTGCTGGATGCGGCCTACGCCTACCTCAATTGGTGGTTGTCCGGCTGGCCCGGCGCGGTGATGGCGCGCCAGGGTTACTACATCGGCAATCCGGCGCGCAGCCGCGACCATCTGAGCAGTGCCGAGTGGGATTACTGGTACGCCGGTCAACCTGCGCGGGAGGAGTTGCTGGGCAGTGATGGTTTGCCGCTGATTGACATCGGTGATGTGCGCGATGGCGGTTCCTATGAGCAGCGGATGGGGCATATCGCTGTTTGGAATGCAGTAATGGATGAGCACAACTATCTAGTGCGTCGCTGGAGCGATATTTTACGGGCGGGGGCGAAAAGCTCCCGCAGGCCATGAGTTTCTGAACCTGGCCAGGCAATACCGTCATCGAGTGCGTTTGAGTGCCGAATGAGAGTCTCGAATTCGGGCGTGCATTGAATTGGTTTGTTGCTGGAGCAGCTTGGACCGCGAGATGAGCATCTGGCCCTGACTCTGGGGAGATGCCACTTTGTCTCCCTGACACAGCGTTTTCGCACAGCAAAGGCCGACATCAGCCGCTGCGCTGTATCTGCTCCAGTATCTGGCTGTCGGTGATGTTCATGTCGTCCAGCAACAGAAACATCTTGCTCAGCACCTCGGCCATTTTCTTGTCGGTGTCGGCGAACGGCAGGTAGAACTCCGTGAGGCTGCTGCCGGCGGGTACGATGCACAGGTAGTTGCCCGGTTCGATATGGATGGCTGCGCTGCCCAGATGAATGCGGTAGTTCGCACGCTGGCCGGTAATGTACAGAAAATGCCCTTCACATTTAACGTTTCGCAACCCTAGCCCCTGAATCAACTCGCCAACCAGTTCGGTGCGTCGTTGCAGGGTTTCGTTGCTGGTGCTGTAGCTGTCTGCGGCGTGGGCCACGGAGACCAGCAGGTCGGCGTCGCGCATGATTTCTGAGAACAGCAGCGGCGGTACTTGCTCAAGGGGCATGGCTTTCTGGTCGCGGTAGAACGCAATCGTGTCGAAGGTAAAGTGCTCTGTTTCCGAGAGGTAATGGCCGGTATCCAGAAAGTTGAACAGGGCGTAAATGCCGTGCTCTTTGCTCTCGTAATAGATGTCCTCGACGCTTGAGGTCGACCAGTTGCGCACCTGCAGCAACCGGGCGGCGACTTTGCCTTTCAGGCGGTGGCCGGCAAATCGGTTGGACCACAGGCCGGTGTCTCGTTCGGCAGGTGTCAGCAGGTACAGCTCGCGAAAGGCCTGTTTGAACGGCTGCACGCGGCGATGGTTGACCACTTCTTTCTGCCAGGCCGACAGTTGCCCTGCCGTGAACAGATGAAAAGGGTGCGCAATACGCAGGTTCTTTTCAGCGACGTGTTGGCGGCCTTCAAGGTCAGTCACCGTCAGCGTCGCGGCATCGAGCCAGCCCAGCGCAGCGTCGTCGGCCTGCACGATCAGTTGCTCCAGCAGCAGGCGAACCGCCGGCATTTTCAACAGCGGCTTCAGGTCGTCCAGCGCCAGGGTTTCGCCGCTGCTCATCATCGCTTCCAGGGTACGGCAGAAGCGTGCGATCTGTTCCTTGAGCTGGGCCTGCTGCGTTTTGAGCGCGACGAAGTCGGCGTGCTTGCGAATCGCAGGTGGTGCGCTTTTGAGCGTCTTGCCGGCTTTGCAGATGTGCAACGTAGGCGACAAGCCGTCGATGACGAGCGTGATGTCATAGCCATCGATGG includes:
- a CDS encoding polysaccharide deacetylase family protein, with amino-acid sequence MAKDILCAFGVDVDAVAGWLGSYGGEDSPDDISRGLFAGEIGAPRLLKLFERYGLRTTWFIPGHSMETFPEQMKAVADAGHEIGVHGYSHENPIAMTAEQEEIVLDKSIELITQVTGKRPTGYVAPWWEFSKVTNELLLKKGIKYDHSLMHNDFHPYYVRKGDSWTKIDYSQHPDTWMKPLVRGEETDLVEIPANWYLDDLPPMMFIKKAPNSHGFVNPRHLEEMWRDQFDWVYREHEHAVFTMTIHPDVSGRPQVLLMLERLIEHIQSHAGVRFVTFDEIADDFIRRQPRT
- a CDS encoding SDR family NAD(P)-dependent oxidoreductase, whose protein sequence is MPQLTNRRAVITGAGSGIGAAIARAYATEGARLLLADRNAASLAQTAITCRSLGAEVFECLADVGAVEGAQASVDRCVEHFGGIDILVNNAGMLTQARCVDLSIEMWNDMLRVDLTSVFVASQRALPHMVAQRWGRIINVASQLGIKGGAELTHYAAAKAGVIGFTKSLALEVAKDNVLVNAIAPGPIETPLVGGISDDWKRAKAGELPLGRFGLADEVAPTAVLLASEPGGNLFVGQTLGPNSGDVMP
- a CDS encoding MFS transporter, encoding MSIYNKLDLTGWKPRQLTSQEVRFATWIAFFAWVFAVYDFILFGTLLPEIGRHFGWGEVEQAEIATWVAVGTAVVALAIGPIVDRLGRRKGIIFTVAGSALCSALTAIGGAWGKSPLILIRSLGGLGYAEETVNATYLTELYGASEDPRLTKRRGFIYSLVQGGWPVGALIAAGLTALLLPIIGWQGCFIFAAIPAVVIAIMARKLKESPQFQIHERISQLRKNGAVIEAQNVAVTYGVDYDEHSKAGLKAAFRGPARRATLVIGAALLLNWAAIQVFSVLGTSVIVSVHHISFENSLIILVLSNLVGYCGYLSHGWMGDKIGRRNVIGLGWMLGGLSFAGMLFGPSNMPMVVGLYSLGLFFLIGPYSAALFFISESFPTSIRATGGAIIHAMGPIGAVVAGFGATQVLSAGSDWQTAALWFGAVPCFLSGVLMFAARHVRPETVQ
- a CDS encoding CobW family GTP-binding protein, which produces MSIALNVITGFLGSGKTTLLKRLLQGESLGDTALLINEFGDVGIDHLLVEEVAPDTVLLPSGCVCCSIRGELKDALLGLLQRRERGEIPAFKRVILETTGLADPAPILATLNNDVQLRGRFHIGLVVTLVDASHAALQERLHPEWLAQVAAADRLLLSKTDLAGDCVSLRAHLQALNTGTPILDTQDIHSGDQLLLGEGLRSAEPAVEVNRWQLHQTTTATHGAAQVCSLTFDQPLDWVGFGVWLSMLLRCHGERILRVKGLLNVNASNSPIVIHGVQHCLHAPVHLPAWPGTDRQSRLVFILRGLDPVLLRRSFDVFSRRFAA
- a CDS encoding SDR family NAD(P)-dependent oxidoreductase, which translates into the protein MSCKVALITGAASGIGQALAVAYARSGVAVVGGYYPADPHDPQTTVSLVEAAGGECLMLPLDVGDTASVDALAAQAIQHFGRLDYAVANAGLLRRAPLLEMTDALWDEMLNVDLTGVMRTFRAATRHMGEGGALVAISSIAGGVYGWQEHSHYAAAKAGVPGLCRSLAVELAPKGIRCNAVIPGLIETPQSLDAKNSLGPEGLAKAARAIPLGRVGRADEVASLVQFLTSEASSYLTGQSIVIDGGLTVRWPD
- a CDS encoding ABC transporter substrate-binding protein, whose product is MITLRVLGTSVTLLECLRVRAEQELGIRLVYQVHDVEQAQRIAVMQPDSYDLYDQWFHNVDFVWPARAIQPIDTRRIALWHEINDLPKRGRLSPDDRLGSGSVPSERLFVQHDGSLGSTVTERISMLPLTHNADSFAYRPERLPDGFSHDNESWGWLLDPAWSARTALQSDAAIGALDAALAVQGAGLASFKDIGNMSIEEIDVLADILVRKQREGHFAAFWSDDEEAAQLMLSPSIDIQSLWSPTLMRLHRAGVKYRLAVPREGYRAWFGGLSLSRHAQGPVLDAAYAYLNWWLSGWPGAVMARQGYYIGNPARSRDHLSSAEWDYWYAGQPAREELLGSDGLPLIDIGDVRDGGSYEQRMGHIAVWNAVMDEHNYLVRRWSDILRAGAKSSRRP